Within the Maridesulfovibrio zosterae DSM 11974 genome, the region CCATATACGCCCATCTCACCTCTTGTATTCAGGCCGGAAAGCTGAATGTAACTGATGTTGTTGATTTCAGTAAAACTGAACTTGACTGCGTGACTGATACAATAAAGTTTTATGAGTCAGAAGGTTTTTTACAACTCAATCCAGTCTATAATGCTCTTTACGGAAATTATTCATTCGAAATATTACGAATGGTAAAAGCGGGAATAAAATAATTCATAATAAAATAGCCCTAGTTTTAATCTATGCATAAAATCATGAATTAAAACTAGAGCTGAATTTATCTTTCAATTTTAAATCATAAAATAATTTATTCAATGCGATAAGACGCTGTCTTATTTTTGCTTGGATGAATTCGACCTTGTTGAGCAAGTTTTTGAACAAACTGATCAGTTGCCTGAACAATTTTTTTATCCCCCTTAATGAGCGGGCGATCATCTCCCCATGAATCAAGCATATCTGGATCTTTAACTGAAAGATGCACAACAGCTGAGAAAAAACGGCGTAAGTTGATCAGCAAAGAAAAAGGTTCCTGATTTCTGGAAAGATCAAGAGCTTCCATTGATTCAAACGTTACAGCAAAAGGCTTCTGAATTCTGTGATCAAAGACAAGATCATCATTCCACAAAAATTTTGTAGAAAGTTTTTCCGTTTCATATGCAAGGTAGTTTGCATATGCCCGAGCTGTTCCTACATGAACATTATATAATCCATCCAGCTCATTACCAAAGCAAACATTTAAATACTCAACTAATTCTTTGAAATAAATACCGCCCCCTTTTTCTACCAAGTCGAAAGAATAAGGAATTTCTTTATTTTCCGGCATGGAAAGCAAGGCGAGCATAGTTAAAATCTCTTCAATTGTACCGGCACCGCCTGGATGAACTTTACCTCGATGTGAAGCACGGATAAAAGCTTCCATACGCTCTTCTATTGTAGGGAAAGTTAAAAGCTGGGTGACAAGCTCGTTAGGAGCTTCTGCTGCAAGAATCTTTTTTTCAGAAAAACCGATAAAATCGCGCATTCCATACCGCTCAAAAGTATTCTGCTTACCATAAGCAACCTGTGCGCCTTTAAATGGAGCTTTCATGATACCGACTCCGCAACCGGTAATATTCTCCATGTCCGGCATAAACAATGCTGTCCAGTAGCCAAGCTCTTTGGCAAAACTATACTCTTCCATAGGAACCTGATGTCCGCCCCATGTAAACATAACCAATCCGCGAACACCTCGATACATAAGTCCCGAGTTCTCGACGAATTTTTTAATATACGATGAACGGCATGCTTCAGGTCCTTTTGGGAA harbors:
- a CDS encoding PpnN family nucleotide 5'-monophosphate nucleosidase; translated protein: MKTELKIPLIARKVFPRKPGTEELQQLINGLAAPENRMPEIVGALINVHKNNVHDTREIREKFGDMHVELAQVNGNINLHCKKVPMDCLYDGRHVIWQSIEHISAVIRDLIFAPEFPKGPEACRSSYIKKFVENSGLMYRGVRGLVMFTWGGHQVPMEEYSFAKELGYWTALFMPDMENITGCGVGIMKAPFKGAQVAYGKQNTFERYGMRDFIGFSEKKILAAEAPNELVTQLLTFPTIEERMEAFIRASHRGKVHPGGAGTIEEILTMLALLSMPENKEIPYSFDLVEKGGGIYFKELVEYLNVCFGNELDGLYNVHVGTARAYANYLAYETEKLSTKFLWNDDLVFDHRIQKPFAVTFESMEALDLSRNQEPFSLLINLRRFFSAVVHLSVKDPDMLDSWGDDRPLIKGDKKIVQATDQFVQKLAQQGRIHPSKNKTASYRIE